The Methylocaldum marinum genome includes the window GCATTTTTATATCTACCGTATAGGCACTCGCGGGTAGGTCGGGAATCCGTTCCCGACGCCATGGCCCGACCGAGCGTCTGCGTCGGCAAGGGATTGCCGACCTACGACCGTGCACCCGGTAGGCCGGGAATCCGTTCCCGACGCCATGGCCCGACCGAGCGCCTTCGTCGGCAAGGGATTGCCGACCTACGAGGACTTGAGTCGATTTGCCCTGGCGGAAGGCGCCAACGACTTCCGCCAGGGCAAATGGATTAATGATCGATTTCCCGAAATGGTTGCGCGGATGACGCGTGCCCGACCGCCGGCCGCCGCCGATTGGTTCCTCCCCCCCACAACGGTGACGGAACGGTTCGGCGAGCGGCGCAATTACCCTTGCAGTACGCGCTGTCGTTGCAGTTGCCGTGCCATTGGGTTCTCGTATCCCAGGGGCTCGAAACTGGACTCGGCTGCCGATCCGGACTTCGGAGTTACTCTCATGTACAGGACGTTGAAGCCGTCGGCGGTTGGGCTAACTGCCTAAACCATGGTGCAGATCGGCGAATGCAGGGGGCATGACGATGCCTTGTCTGCAAGGACGGTTAATGGATGAATGTCCAGACATCCGAACCGGACATGACGACGCAACGGAGAAAAACCCTTCGATGTGTAGGGCAGATGACCCAGTCTACGGCATTCAGTGAAATTGCAAATGATTGTCTTTATTGATTGAAATCGATCAGGTGGTGAAATCCCATAATCGGCTGAGGCATTTCACGAAGCTATTGACCGATAATCGATCAGTTTTGAGAAAAACTTCGGCTGGGTTCCGATTCCGCAGACGACGTCGGGCACGGTGCAGGCGTCCGGCACGAGCGACCGGGTCGCGCGTCGAGCGCGGCTCCCTGTCGATCGATGCCGGCCCGCCGGTCTTCGTGGATCAGGTGGTAGAACGGCGTGAGCGCGTCGTAGAAAGCGGCGGCGGACATGCCTTGCCGGATCGGCCCGTCAAAGGCGCTCCATCCGGACGGGCTCGCCGCGGTCCGCCCGCGTTTTTGCCAATCGCCGTTCCGCGTCCGCTGCGGCGCTGTCCTTGCCCTGCTTTCGATACACCTCCGCCAGTGCCCAGAGCGCCCAGGCATCGTTCGGTGCAGCCCGAAGCGAGGCATCGAACTCCCGCTCCGCCCCGGCCGGATCGCCCTGAAGAAACCGCAGCGCGCCGACCGACCGGCGCACCGGGTAGTACCAGTACGGCGGCTCCATGTAAGGCAGCTTTTCCTGAAGCGCCGCCGCTTTCTCGAAGGTCGAGGCGGCGGTTGCGAGATCGCCCTCGGCTTGAGCGATGCGGCCCGAAAGAACCTCCTGGGCGATCCGCAGGATGTCCGCCGCGGGGACGCCGGCTTCCGTCAATCCGGACAAATCCGCTGTCTTGGCGATCCCGGTCAGGGCGTCGAGTTCGGCCCGCGCGTCCCGCGGTGCTCCCTTGGCCGCCGCCGCGACGCCTCGGGCATAGCGCCACATGGCTTGCACGTACGGGAACTCCGAGCCCGGATCGGCCAGCTTCAAGACGGTCTCGGGCGGGCCGAACTGGGCGTGGGCGAAGTATGGCGCGGCCTTGACCGGCTGTATCCAGGGTACCGCCCGGACGGTTTCGTCCGAGAGCACCTTCCCGAGCTTGCCGGCCGCAGCGAGCGCGGTTTTGCCGTCGCCCGCCATTTGTGCCGAGACCATCAGGAAATGAACGTTGTGCGGATAATAGCCTTGCGCGTAAATGCCCTTGGCGCCGGTTTCCTTTAGATAGGCCTCGTCCGCTTCGATGGCTGCACGGTTGGCTTCGAGAGCGTCCCGGTAGCGTCCGAGCCGGTAGTACAGATGCCCCGGCATGTGCACCAAATGTCCGGCTCCCGGCATCAGGCCGGCGAGGCGTTCGGCATGAGGTTCAGCCCGTTCGGGCCGGTCGGAGGCCTCCATCATATGGATGTAATAATGGATCGCGCCGGGATGGTCGGGGCTGTTCGCCAGCACCGTCTCCAGGACCTTCACGATTTCCGCCGTGTTCCCCTTGGGTTTGCGGCCTTGGTCCGCCCAGTAATCCCAGGGGGAAAGATCCATCAGGCTTTCCGCGTACAGCGTGGCGATATCCTCGTCCTTGGGAAAACGCTTGGCCAGCTTGCCCATTTCCGCGGCATAGGCCTGGTCCAGCCGCTTGCGGTCGGCCTTGGGATCCTTGGCATAGCGCTTCGAAAGCGCCTCGATCAATGCTTTTTCCCTGGGGCTCGCGTGCTTGGCGAGCGTTTTCGCTTGGCTGATCGCGCTCCAGGCCGGGCCAACCGCGGAAGTCTCCATCGGCGCGTTGATGTTCGGTCCCAGTACCAGGGCTTCACCCCAGAAACACATGGCGCACTTGGGATCGAGCTTCTGCGCCATGCGGAAGGCCCGCTGCGCCTCCAGGTGATTGAAGGCATAGGCGAGTCGCAAGCCCTGATCGAAAAATTGCTGGGCGCGAGCGTTGCTCGTGGTGATCTTGTAGCTCAGCGTACCGAGGTTGTCCCACAAGGGCGGTTCGCTGTCGACGTAAGCGGCCTGGGCGGCAGCGGTTTCCTTGGGATAATGGCCGGCCTCGGTGTGGACATGGCCGGCCGGTTCGGCGGCAAGTGCCGGCTGCGCGCCGACCAGCAGCCAGGCCAGCAGGCCGATGCCGATGGTATCGGAAAATGTCATGTTCCCTCCTCGTCAAAACACTGGGATGGCTGCGTTCGCTCAAACGGGAAACGCAAAACAATCGTTATTTATTTAGGCAGAAGAACCGAACCCTCTAGCTCCGAGCTTCGTGATCTCCGCTCGACTCACTGTTTGCCTTATATACCGATATACTGGAGCGGTCTTATGGCCGCAGTGAGATTGTAACAATGGCTTGCACGAAAAGACCCCGCTGAGCCAGAATAACCCTTCAACACGCTCTGAATATTTACTCGTCCCCAATCCGGTCCATGACCCTCCGTCACTTCGCCATTCTTCGCATCGTCGCCCTCGTGGTGGTCGTCGTCGTGCAAGTGGTGGTGACGCGCGCGCCGTCGTGGGTTGGTGATGAATAAGTAAACGATCTGATTCAACAACCCCCGCCGGCGCAAACCGGCGGGGTTTCTTTTTTGGGGCCTCCGCCGGACTCCGGCTCCACCAAGGAGAACCCCATGACCATACTTTCCGGCGCTCAACTCACCGTTCGCCTTCTCGAGCGGCAGGGGGTGCGCTTTGTCGCCGGCATTCCGGGCGGCGCCAATCTGCCGATCTACGATGCCTTGTCGAAATCCGCGCAAATCCGCCACGTCCTCGCCCGCCACGAACAGGGCGCCGGTTTCATCGCCCAGGGCATGGCAAGAGTCGATGGCACTCCCGGCGTGTGCATGGCTTCCTCCGGACCCGGAGCGACCAACCTGCTGACCGCCATCGCCGATGCCAAGCTCGATTCGATCCCGCTGGTGGCCATCACCGGCCAGGTGCCGCGCGGGATGATCGGTACCGACGCCTTCCAGGAGGTGGATACCTACGGTTTGACCATCCCCATTACCAAGCATAATTTTCTGGTCGACTCCGCGGCGGAGTTGCTCGAGGTTTTGCCGGACGCTTTCCGCATCGCGTGCTCCGGGCGGCCGGGTCCGGTGTTGATCGATATTCCCAAGGATGTGCAGACGGAGTCGATCGATGTGAGCGCGTGGCCGGAACCCGGCGCGCCGGACCCGGCTCCGCCGCTCGATATCGCGCTCGTCCAGCGGGCGGCGGACCTGATCGAGGCGGCGGAGCGGCCGGTTTTGTATCTGGGGGGAGGCGTCATCCATGCGGGGGCGTCGGGGCTGGCGTCGACGCTGGCCGAAAAAGCGTCGCTGCCGACCGTGATGACCTTGATGGCGCTTGGCGCGTTGCCGGCCGACCATCCGCTGTCGCTGGGCATGCTCGGCATGCACGGGGCGCGCTGTACCCATCTGGCGCTCGACGAATGCGATTTGCTGATCGCCGTCGGCGCCCGCTTCGACGACCGGGCGACGGGCAGGGTCGCGGAATTCTGTCCGCAGGCAAAAATAATCCACATCGATATCGATGCGGCCGAGCTGGACAAGATCAAGACGGCGCACGTCGGCATCCGGGGCGACGCAACCGCCGTGTTGCAGGCACTGCTGCCGAGAGTGCCGGCGCAAGACCGTGACGCGTGGATGGCCCGAATTGCCGAGCTGAAGCGGATGTTTCCCCTGAACACTCCCGGTATCGATGACCCGCGCACCCATTACGGCCTGATACGCGCCGTGGCCGAGAGCCTCGGCGACGAGGCCATAGTCGCGACCGACGTCGGCCAGCACCAGATGTGGGTCGCGCAAAGCTATCCTCTGCGCCGCCCGCGCCGCTGGCTGACTTCCGGCGGTCTGGGCACCATGGGCTTCGGCCTCCCGGCGGCGATCGGCGCGGCGCTGGCCGAACCGGACGCAACCGTGGTCTGCTTCTCCGGCGACGGCAGCATTCTGATGAACCTGCAGGAACTGGCGACCGCCGCCGAGGAGAACGTCAACGTCAAGGTGGTGCTGATGAACAACAACGCGCTCGGCCTGGTGCGCCAGCAGCAAACCCTGTTTTACGGCAAGCGCATCTACGCCTCGCGGTTTCGCGCCGCGCCCGATTTTGTCCGGGTCGCCGAGGGTTTCGGCCTGCGCGCGGTCGACCTCGATACGGCGGAAAATCCTAAGGCGGCTTTGCGTGATGCGCTAGCCTGGCGCGGCCCCTGTCTCATTCACGCCGGTATCGACGTGGAGGCCCAGGCCTTGCCCATGGTGCCGCCGGGTTGTTCCAACAAAGAAGTGATCGGAGGCTGAGCGATGTACGGACCGTTTTTATCCGAACAACGCGGCTCGGCGCGCGGTGCTGGAGCTGGACCTCGTCAACCATCCCGGCGTCGGGAAAGGATTCCCGACCAACAGGGCGGCACGGTCGTAGGTCGGCAATCCCTTGCCGACGAAGACGCTCGGTCGGGCCGCGTGGTGTCGGGAAAGGATTCCCGACCTACAGGGTGCACGGTCGTAGGTCGGCAATCCCTTGCCGACGAAGGTGCTCGATCAGGCCGTGTGGCGTCGGGAAAGGATTCCCGACCTTGTATTATGAATTCCGTGTGGTTCGGAAGGGGTTGGAGAAGACTCCCGACCGGTCACCCCAGGCCTGGAGGGCGCTCCAGGTTTGAGCGACTGGATGCCGTTCCCGCCCTTGGGACACCAAGCCCGTTGCGTAGATCGATGCAGCAGTCGCTCACCCTCATCGAGCGATCGAACAGTATCTTCGGCCCGGCTTGCCGGCAGCCCGCATTCACAAGGTAGATCATTTGAGGTTCATGATGCCCACGTTTTATCTCGGAATTGACGTCGCCAAAGCCAAACTGGACTGCGCGTTACGCCTCCCCAACGGGAAGTTCCGAACCAAAGTCATCGCCAACTCCCAAGACGGGTTCGCCACCCTCGTCACTTGGCTCACCGGCCCAGAGGCACGGAATGTTCACGTGTGCATGGAAGCCACTGGGGTGTATTGGGAAGACGTCGCCCAGTGCTTGGCTACCCAAGGGTTCACTGTCAGCGTCATCAACCCCGCCCAAATCAAAGCCTATGCCGCTTCCCGCTTAACCCGGACCAAAACCGATGCCGTCGATGCGCGCCTCATCGCCGAATTTTGCGCCGAACGCCATCCGCCTCCCTGGCAGGCGAGAAGCGAAGCCGAAATCGCCTTGCGCGCGCTCGTGTTGCGTCTGGATGCGTTGCAAGCCCTGCGGACCCAGGAAAGTAACCGCCTGGAGGTCGCCCGGGACGCGGTGCGCACCAACATTCAAGAACACCTGAATTGGCTCGATCAGCAGATCAAGAGCCTGATCAAAACCATCAATGAGCACATCGACTCTAACCCCGATCTGAAGGGAAAGCGCGAATTACTCGAGAGCATCCCCGGTATCGGGGAACGCACCATCGCCATTCTGCTCGCCTTCTATGCCGAGCCCAGCCGCTTCGCCAATAGCCGACAAGCCGTCGCCTTCGCCGGGCTCGACCCGCGCCGGCAGGAGTCCGGAACGAGCGTGAAAACCAAGCCGCGGCTGTCCAAAGTCGGCCATGCCTTCTTGCGCAAAGCCCTCTACATGCCGGCTATGGTGATCCTGTATAAGACCGCTTGGGGCCAGCCCTTCAAGAACCGGCTCGCGCTCTCGGGCAAGCCCGCCAAGCTCATCATCGGTGCCATGATGCGCAAGCTCCTCCAGGTCGCTTTCGGCGTCCTCAAGTCCGGAAAACCCTTCGATCCAGCACTCCATGGCACTTGACCCGGATAACAGTATCTACAGGGCGCACGGTCGTAGGTCGGCAATCCCTTGCCGACGAAGGCGCTCGATCGGACCGTATGCCGCCTGGAACGGATTCCCGACCGCGAGTGCCGATTCCCCGGTTGGGCGGGTCCGGCCTCGGCTGCAAGAAATCGGAACGATGCGGCCGAATCGCGAGCCTTGCCGAGCCGGGATCGCAAGCGTAATCTGACCCCGAGCCGCCGGCCGAAAGTCAATAACGGAGCCAGGCTTGGCAAAGTGTAGGAACTCGTAAGGTCAGGAGGGACTCCAAGTCTGCGGGGCTGCGTGCCAGGGAAGGGCGTTATCGACGGTCCGTTGCGGCTGTTTGCAGACCAACCTTCGAAACATAAGGAGTTTGCCATGTACACCAAGTTCGCTCCCAGGCTTGGCCGGTCCACGTCGTCTCTTTTTCTGGCGGCCGTGCTGTCTTCCGCGAGTTCGATGGCAGCCGGGAAGGAGTGCTGGCTCGATCTTTACGACAAGGCCGATTATCAGGGTTCCCATGTTCGCCTGAAAGGGCCGGCCGAGCTGTCCAACCTCAAGTCACTGAACGGCGAGGACTGGAGCAACCGAATCGAAAGCCTGGTTGTCGGTCTGGACGCCGAGGTTTATGCGTTTCGGCAGGAAGGATTCAAGGACGATCCCGAGGGGCCGATCAACCATCCTTACGAGCTCCAGGCCTGGGGCGAAAAGGACATCGCGAGTGCCCAGGATCTGAAGATCACTTTCGGACCCGGTGCCAAGCAACATCACCTTGGCGACCTGAATTTTCACCGCAACATCAATTCATTGAAGCTAAAGTGCCGGAACTAAGCGGGTATCGCGCAATCTGAAGACGCATTTTTCGGCAAAGGGAGGCGACCGACGGCGGTTTGTCCGCTCTGACAACAGTTCCCAGGGGTGCTACGGCAAACCGAAAAGCGGCCTAGAGTATTTTTATCTCTACCCTCCGGGAACGTGCAAGGGCGGGAGTCCGTTCCCGGCGCCGTCGTTGGGCCAATGGGTTTGTCGGCAAAGGATTGCCGACCTACGACCGTGCACCCGGTAGGTCGGGAATCCTTTCCCGACGCCCCGGCCCGGCCGAGCGTCTGTGTCGGCAAGGGATTGCCGACCTACGAATTACTCGAGTCGATTTACCCTGACCGACGGCGCCAACCACTTCCGCCAAGCCCGTTAGGCCGTATGAGCGAGATGAAAACGGTCTAGCGCCCCGGCTCCTCACCGACGACCCGGTCGACGACGATCTTGTAGTTTCCCTGGTCTTCCGGAGCCAAGGCTTCGCTCATTCCCTGCAGATCGCCGGCTTCGGCCTTGGGTTGTCCGCTCTTGGAAATGCGTGCACCGACCACGATGCGGTCGACCGAGGAGAGCGTCATGCCCTGCATCATGGACATGGAGTCGTCCAGCACCACTTCCACCGGCAGGTCCTTGGCCTGCTTGCGGACCACCGCCAAAGGCATGGGCGGACCTTCGGCCGCGCGGGCGAAAACGAACAGGGCATCGTCCGGCGAAACCCGGGTTTTGAGGTTTTCCGCCAGGCTCACCGTAACGCGGATCTGTTTGCCCGCAGCAGCTGCCGCGGGTGCCGGCGGCTCGGCCGGCGCGGAGTGGCCCTGGACCTGAGCGATGTATCCCGCGATCTGCTTGGCCTCTTCGCTGCCGGGCGCGAATTGCTTTTTCAGCCGTTCCCAGTATTCCACGGTCTTGGCCGAGTCCTTCCGTTCGGCGGCGGCGATTCCGGCCATCCAGAGCGCGGTCTGGTGATCCGGATTCTTCTTAAGAATTTCGTCGACGATTTCGGTCGGCTTGCCGGCCATGCTGCCCTGGTGGGTTTCCGCGAGTGCCTGGGCATACAAGGCCTTGACGTCGAGGTCCTCGGGCACGAGCTTCATGGCGAACTCATAGGCCGTCACCGCCTTGTCCGGCTGATCGGTCGCCTGCAGCGAGCGGGCCAGCAATACCCAGCCCTCCGGATCGTTCGGCTGCTTGGCCAGCCGTTCCGCCAGTTGGCGTATGCTGTCCTGGACCTCGGCCATGTTGTTCGGCGCCGGTGCGCCGATCAGGTCGATGCGGCCGAGCGCGAGGTAAAGCGTCAAGGCCAATACCGGCACGACCGCGAGACTGGCGAGGACGGCCCGGCGTCCGCGGGTGCTCGACGGCGCTTTCGCTTCTTCGGCAGCCTCGAGATCCCCGAGCAGATTCCGCTCGGATTCCGCGGTCAGGCGTTCCAGGTCCTCGGGGCTTGCCGCTTCCTGGGCGAGCTCGGTTTGCCGCTGCCGGTGGAGGAGGAGATTGAGTTTCGCCCGGTTGATCCGCCCGCCGTCGGTCTTGCCGAGGATGGCCGGAAGAAAAAAGACGTAGCCGAGCGTCAAGAGCAGTATGGCCGAAAGCCAGAACCCCATCATCGATATTTACCCTTCGAGATTGTTTCGAAGCCGCTCCAGGCGCTTCTTTTCTTCATCGGTCAGTTCCAGGTCTTCGCCGGTGTTACGGCGCTTCACCTGGCGCCAGAGAAAAGCGCCGCCGCCGGCCAGAAGCAGGAACGGGCCGATCCACAGAAAAGCCGTCGTCATCTTGAACGGCGGGCGGTAGAGCACGAAATCGCCGTAGCGGTCGGTCAGGAATTTGACCGCTTCCTGTTCGCTCTTGCCGCTTTGGATGATGGTGTAGACCTCGTCCCGCAGGTCCCTGGCAAGATCCGCGTCGGAATCGGCCAGGGATTGGTTCTGGCAGACCAGGCAGCGAAGCTCTTCGATCAGGTTTTCGTAGCGCTGTTGCTTGGCCGGATCGTCGAACTCGCGGATCTCGATGGCTTGAACGGTGAAGGGAAGAATCAGAAGGAACGGCAGTAACCGGTGCATCATGAAGATTTGGACTGTAATTGGCGGATCAGGGGCAGCAGTTTGTTTTCCAGGATTTCCGGCGTGATCGGCCCGGTCTGTTTATGGCGGATGATGCCGTCGCGATCGACGACGAAGGTTTCCGGCACGCCGTACACGCCCCAGTCGATGCCGGTCTTGCCTTCGGGATCGAAGGCGCTGGCGGTATAGGGATCGCCGAAGCGTTGCAGCCAGGCGAGGGCGTTATCCCGCTCGTCCTTGTAGTTGAGGCCGTAAATGGGAACGATGTTTTGCCTGGCGAGTTGCAGCAGCACCGGGTGCTCTTCCCGGCAGGAGGTGCACCAGGACGCCCAGACGTTCACCAGGCTCACCTGGCCCTTGAGATCGTCGGTGCCCAGCGTCTTGCCGGCGTCCGCCACCTGGGGCAGGGCGAACGCGGGCGCGGGTTTGCCGATGAACGGCGAGGGTACCTCCCTGGGGTTCAAGGTCAGACCGATGCCGAGAAAGATCACCATGACGGCGAACACGGCCAATGGAATGAGATAGCGCATGATGGGTTATGAAGATGCGGTTACGAGATGGGACGTACGATCTATAAATCGGCAAAAATAGTTGGTGAGTATACGCTCGTTCCCAATCTCCCGGCTGGGAACGCTACCCTGGAAGCGTTCGCTTCCCGAACGACAGCAAGCCGGAGCAAGATCGGTGCGGTTCGTGCCTCACCACACCCTACGTGACTACAAACGGGTGGCTTCCCCATGCTCAACGCTGGTGATCTTTACGCTCACGCCGGCTTGCTTTCCGCCGACGCGCTCCAGGCTTCCGCCGGGCGGGTCGCCAAACGGTAGCGGCGATCCGCGGCGGAGAACAGGCCGCCGGTCATCATCAATAATCCGCCCAGCCAGATCCAGCGGATGAACGGCTTGTAATAGAGCCGCACGCTCCAGGCGCCGGCATCCATGCGCTCGCCGAGCGCGACATAGAGATCGCGGGTAAGGCCCGGATCGATCGCCGCTTCGGTCATGGTATTGCGCTGTACGCGGTAAACACGCTTTTGCGGCCGGAGTTCGGCCACCTCCCGGTCGCCTCGCTGCACACGGAAGTCACCTTGCTGAGCGATGAAATTGGGGCCTTGCACCTCGGTCACGCCCTTGAAGGTGAACGTGTAATCGCCCAGCGCCGAGGACTCGCCCGGCGCGAGCCGCACGATTTTTTCCTCGCTGTAGCGGTCGGACAGGACGACGCCGGTGAGAAATACCGCGATGCCGATATGGGCCAGGGTCATGCCGTAGACGCTGCGGGACTGCGTCTTGAGGCCCTGAATCGCGGATTCGCGCAGACGGACCCGGTTCCAGAGGCTTAACAGTGCGCTGGCCGCGAGCCAGAACGCCATGCCGAGTCCCGCCATGGTCTTGATGTCCTTGGCGTCCCAGAATAGCGCGGTGGACACCACGCCCAGCACCAGACTTCCGAGCAGCACATAGCGCACGCGCCGCCCGATCTTGCCGAGGTCGGCCTCGCGCCAGGCGAACATCGGCGCGATGCCGGCCAAAAGAAAAATAGGCGCCATCAGCGGGCCGAACACGCTGGCGAAATACGGCGAACCGACCGAAATCTTGCCGAGTTGCAAGGCATCGAGGACCAGGGGATAAAGCGTTCCGAGCAGAATGCTGGCGGCGGCCGTGACCAGCAGGACATTGTTCAGCAGCAGAAGATTCTCCTTGGACACGAAGCTGTAGCGCACCCGGTCCTTGACCGTCGGCGCCCGGGCCGCGTAAAGCAGCAACGAGCTTCCGACGACGATGGCCAGGAAAACCAGAATGAACAGCCCGCGCGCCGGGTCCGAGGCGAAGG containing:
- a CDS encoding tetratricopeptide repeat protein, with amino-acid sequence MTFSDTIGIGLLAWLLVGAQPALAAEPAGHVHTEAGHYPKETAAAQAAYVDSEPPLWDNLGTLSYKITTSNARAQQFFDQGLRLAYAFNHLEAQRAFRMAQKLDPKCAMCFWGEALVLGPNINAPMETSAVGPAWSAISQAKTLAKHASPREKALIEALSKRYAKDPKADRKRLDQAYAAEMGKLAKRFPKDEDIATLYAESLMDLSPWDYWADQGRKPKGNTAEIVKVLETVLANSPDHPGAIHYYIHMMEASDRPERAEPHAERLAGLMPGAGHLVHMPGHLYYRLGRYRDALEANRAAIEADEAYLKETGAKGIYAQGYYPHNVHFLMVSAQMAGDGKTALAAAGKLGKVLSDETVRAVPWIQPVKAAPYFAHAQFGPPETVLKLADPGSEFPYVQAMWRYARGVAAAAKGAPRDARAELDALTGIAKTADLSGLTEAGVPAADILRIAQEVLSGRIAQAEGDLATAASTFEKAAALQEKLPYMEPPYWYYPVRRSVGALRFLQGDPAGAEREFDASLRAAPNDAWALWALAEVYRKQGKDSAAADAERRLAKTRADRGEPVRMERL
- the ilvB gene encoding acetolactate synthase large subunit, translating into MTILSGAQLTVRLLERQGVRFVAGIPGGANLPIYDALSKSAQIRHVLARHEQGAGFIAQGMARVDGTPGVCMASSGPGATNLLTAIADAKLDSIPLVAITGQVPRGMIGTDAFQEVDTYGLTIPITKHNFLVDSAAELLEVLPDAFRIACSGRPGPVLIDIPKDVQTESIDVSAWPEPGAPDPAPPLDIALVQRAADLIEAAERPVLYLGGGVIHAGASGLASTLAEKASLPTVMTLMALGALPADHPLSLGMLGMHGARCTHLALDECDLLIAVGARFDDRATGRVAEFCPQAKIIHIDIDAAELDKIKTAHVGIRGDATAVLQALLPRVPAQDRDAWMARIAELKRMFPLNTPGIDDPRTHYGLIRAVAESLGDEAIVATDVGQHQMWVAQSYPLRRPRRWLTSGGLGTMGFGLPAAIGAALAEPDATVVCFSGDGSILMNLQELATAAEENVNVKVVLMNNNALGLVRQQQTLFYGKRIYASRFRAAPDFVRVAEGFGLRAVDLDTAENPKAALRDALAWRGPCLIHAGIDVEAQALPMVPPGCSNKEVIGG
- a CDS encoding IS110 family RNA-guided transposase → MPTFYLGIDVAKAKLDCALRLPNGKFRTKVIANSQDGFATLVTWLTGPEARNVHVCMEATGVYWEDVAQCLATQGFTVSVINPAQIKAYAASRLTRTKTDAVDARLIAEFCAERHPPPWQARSEAEIALRALVLRLDALQALRTQESNRLEVARDAVRTNIQEHLNWLDQQIKSLIKTINEHIDSNPDLKGKRELLESIPGIGERTIAILLAFYAEPSRFANSRQAVAFAGLDPRRQESGTSVKTKPRLSKVGHAFLRKALYMPAMVILYKTAWGQPFKNRLALSGKPAKLIIGAMMRKLLQVAFGVLKSGKPFDPALHGT
- a CDS encoding beta/gamma crystallin domain-containing protein encodes the protein MYTKFAPRLGRSTSSLFLAAVLSSASSMAAGKECWLDLYDKADYQGSHVRLKGPAELSNLKSLNGEDWSNRIESLVVGLDAEVYAFRQEGFKDDPEGPINHPYELQAWGEKDIASAQDLKITFGPGAKQHHLGDLNFHRNINSLKLKCRN
- the ccmI gene encoding c-type cytochrome biogenesis protein CcmI, giving the protein MMGFWLSAILLLTLGYVFFLPAILGKTDGGRINRAKLNLLLHRQRQTELAQEAASPEDLERLTAESERNLLGDLEAAEEAKAPSSTRGRRAVLASLAVVPVLALTLYLALGRIDLIGAPAPNNMAEVQDSIRQLAERLAKQPNDPEGWVLLARSLQATDQPDKAVTAYEFAMKLVPEDLDVKALYAQALAETHQGSMAGKPTEIVDEILKKNPDHQTALWMAGIAAAERKDSAKTVEYWERLKKQFAPGSEEAKQIAGYIAQVQGHSAPAEPPAPAAAAAGKQIRVTVSLAENLKTRVSPDDALFVFARAAEGPPMPLAVVRKQAKDLPVEVVLDDSMSMMQGMTLSSVDRIVVGARISKSGQPKAEAGDLQGMSEALAPEDQGNYKIVVDRVVGEEPGR
- a CDS encoding cytochrome c-type biogenesis protein, with protein sequence MMHRLLPFLLILPFTVQAIEIREFDDPAKQQRYENLIEELRCLVCQNQSLADSDADLARDLRDEVYTIIQSGKSEQEAVKFLTDRYGDFVLYRPPFKMTTAFLWIGPFLLLAGGGAFLWRQVKRRNTGEDLELTDEEKKRLERLRNNLEG
- a CDS encoding DsbE family thiol:disulfide interchange protein, with the protein product MRYLIPLAVFAVMVIFLGIGLTLNPREVPSPFIGKPAPAFALPQVADAGKTLGTDDLKGQVSLVNVWASWCTSCREEHPVLLQLARQNIVPIYGLNYKDERDNALAWLQRFGDPYTASAFDPEGKTGIDWGVYGVPETFVVDRDGIIRHKQTGPITPEILENKLLPLIRQLQSKSS
- a CDS encoding heme lyase CcmF/NrfE family subunit, whose protein sequence is MIAELGHIALIMALFMALLQSVFPLLGAARGVPVWMAMGRAAGRAQFFFLAAAFVCLIGSFVNHDFSVLYVARNSNTALPLYYRISATWGAHEGSMLLWALIMGLWTVMVTIFSRSLSEEFLARVLGVMGLISVGILLFILLTSNPFERHFPPPADGNDLNPLLQDVGMTVHPPMLYMGYVGLSVAFSFAIAALLGGSLDSAWARWSRPWTLIAWVFLTFGIVLGSWWAYYELGWGGWWFWDPVENASFMPWLVATALLHSLAVTEKRGAFKAWTVLLAIFAFSLSLLGTFLVRSGVLTSVHAFASDPARGLFILVFLAIVVGSSLLLYAARAPTVKDRVRYSFVSKENLLLLNNVLLVTAAASILLGTLYPLVLDALQLGKISVGSPYFASVFGPLMAPIFLLAGIAPMFAWREADLGKIGRRVRYVLLGSLVLGVVSTALFWDAKDIKTMAGLGMAFWLAASALLSLWNRVRLRESAIQGLKTQSRSVYGMTLAHIGIAVFLTGVVLSDRYSEEKIVRLAPGESSALGDYTFTFKGVTEVQGPNFIAQQGDFRVQRGDREVAELRPQKRVYRVQRNTMTEAAIDPGLTRDLYVALGERMDAGAWSVRLYYKPFIRWIWLGGLLMMTGGLFSAADRRYRLATRPAEAWSASAESKPA